DNA sequence from the Bradyrhizobium sp. CIAT3101 genome:
GTCCGGCCTTCGCCAGATGATCCAGCGTTCGGCTCTCGTCGAAACGCGACATGTCCACGGCATATTCGATCGGCTTGCCGCTGCCGTCGACCTTCACCGACCCGTCCGGTTCTTCAGTAATGGCCACGACGCGATGATAGATCTGTGGCGCATGCGGCCGGTTGATCCTGACCTCCTCCTCGCACGCCATCTTGCGTTTCCCAAGTGTCGCATAATCGAGAAAGGGATATTTGACCGCCCGCTTGATCTTCAGCGCGCGCGTCCCGTCGAGGAAGACCGAGGCCGCGTGTGTGTCGATCCGCTTCGCGCCGGGATGTGCGGTCAGTGCCGCGAAGATCCGTTCCTGGGTCGCAGAATTGTCGGTCATCCCTTCCGGCCTATTGCAGATGAGGGCGCCAAGCGGTCCGGCCGCACACCAAGGTAACCTTTAGGTCGGGACTGCGACCAGTCCTTGACTTCCGTCAAGGCCGGTCGTCGGTTGGCGATGTGGAGTTTTCCCGGCTTGAGGAAGATCAAGGCCCCGGACCGAAGGCGGCCTATTCTGGCCGGCAAGGAGAATCCGATGCCCATCAAGGACGTGTTTCTGCCGCTCATTGGCCAGCCGCGCTCGTCCACGCTGGCCACGATTGAGAAGTGCGTCGCCGTTGCCGCCGATCTCGGCGCCAGGATAACCGGGCTTGCGCTCGAGGACGATGCCTTCGCGCGACCGAAGGTGGTGTTCCCTGACGATCCGGAGGCCGCCGAATTCAGTGCCGCGCGCGAGGCGGACGACATGCAGCAACTCCTCGACACGTTCTCCACTGCGACCTCGCGTGCCGGGATTCGCGCCCAAAGCCGGTCAGGCAGAGTCCCGGCGGACCAGATCGCCTCGACCCTGGCCGAGCACGCGCGCTTCAGCGACCTCACCATGGTCCCCGTGAAGCCGCACGACAGCCGAACGGAAAACATCGTTGACACGCTCCTGTTCGAATCCGGCCGGCCATTGCTGCTTTGTCCGGAGCAGCACGTAGAGGCGCTGCGGCCGGAATTCGAGAACGTCGTGATTGCCTGGGACCATTCGGCACGCGCGGCACGTGCGGTCGGCGACGCGTTACCGATCCTGCAGGCTGCCGCTGTGGTGCGGGTGATCACGGTGGCGGACGACAAGGACGAAGCGGTCACGCAATCCGGCACCAGTCTCGTCCATCATCTCAGGGAGCATGGGGTCTATGCATCCTTCGAAACCGTGAAGGGCGGTGGCAGCTCGATCGGCAAGGTGCTGGGAAGCTTCGCGCAGTCGCATGCTGTCGATGCCATCGTCATGGGCGCCTACCACCATTCGCGTCTGAACGAGATCGTCTGGGGCGGCGTAACGAAGACCATCATCGGCCAGCCACCGTGCTGGGTGATGATGTCGCACTAGCGTCCTGAACCGGAAGTTCGCAACATCGCGTCGATGCTGTCGCGTATTTTTGAGATTGTGCCCTCGAGCCCGATCTAGCAGGCGAACTTTCGCTGAACGGCAGCCAGTGCCCGAAAATGATCCCTAATTTCATCTTGCGTTGGATCAGCAGCACACGCCGCAAATCTCTTATTGAGCCAGGTCCAAGCTGCGGCCTGCGATAAGGGGCGATGCTGGTCACATCGGGACTCTCCCGCGCTCGGGCGCGTGCAGGACCATGAAATGCTCTTGCACGATAGCGAGCCGGATCGTTTTCTTTGTTGCAATTACAAGCTTCATCGTCGGTCGCAAGCAGGCCTTTGGTGGGCGCTGATAACCGAAATGGTTATTGAGTTCTCAGCACATCATGCCTCATGTGATTGAATGAGGTACCCCCTCCGAGCCATTGGCTCGATAGGTGAACTCAGCGAGTATCGAGACAAATCGCAGTTTGTCGCGTCTCGGATTCAGCGAGTTGGGACTTTCTGTTAGCTGCTGTTTTGGAGAGGCCGAGCGAGCCGCGGTAGCGGTGCGCCTGGATGTCTATTGCCGCGCTCCGGAGGGAAATTCATGCGGACGCCAAGTAGCCCGCGTTTCGAGACCGTGGCAGCGGTCGTCTTGGAACCTGCACTCTCGACCAACAGGCACTGCGATCGAACCGCAATGGAGGGCTGACGATCATGACCACAACTCCGAGCCACATTGTCGTCCTTTCCCTGGAAAATGAGAACTATTCCGACATCGTAGGGAGTGCCCAGGCGCCTTACCTGAACTCGCTGATCTCCCAGGGGATGCTGCTCACCAACTTCTACGGTGTGACCCATCCGAGCCAGCCCAATTACATTGCCCTGTTTTCCGGCTCGACACAGGGCGTCACCACCAACGGTCCCGTTACCCAGCTTCCGGCCAGCGTGCCGACACTGGCGAGCACGCTCGCCGCGCACGGTTACACCTTCGGCGGTTACGCCGAGACGACGGCGGATCCCGAACGGCAACCTTGGATGGACTTCGCCAATTCGGCCAACGACGGTCACGATTTCAGCACTTTTCCTCAGACCGCGGCCGGCTTCGCCAACCTTCCAACCGTCTCCTTTGTTTCGCCCAACGACGCCCACAACATGACGCCGACGAGCGACAACGGCGGCGGCATTCCGGCGGGCGACGCCTGGGTCCAGGCCAATCTCTCCTCCTACGTTGCCTGGGCGCAGGCAAACAATTCGCTGCTGATCGTCACCTTCGACGAGAATAACACCAATCCGGCGGTGACCTACCCCGATCACATTGCAGGGATCGTCGTCGGCGCGGGTGTCCCGGCGGGGGTCGTCAACGATTCGCCGGCGGATCAATATTCCCTGCTTGCCACGATCGAAAGCCTTTACGGCGCCACGGCGATCGGTGCCAGCGCCGGCGTGCCGGCGCTCAATTTCTATTCGGCGACGCCGCCGACGAGCTCCACCTCGGTCGACCTGTCATTTTCCGGATTGTCCGATCTGACCAACACTCCGCCCCAAAATGCGCTAGCGGTCGGTTCGAATTACATTCTCACCGCGGAGACCACTCACTACGAGATAACCGACCTCAGCGGGCATCCGATCGTATCCAATGGATCATTGTCCACCTTGTTCTCGCCGCTTGGCGCCACGCTCGACAACAGGCTGCTCGACGCGCGCGCCGCCTATGACAGTTCGACCGGTCACTATGTGATCATCGCGGAAAATTTCCAGCCGGGAACCGGGAATTTCGCCACCAACATCGATATCGCCGTGTCGGTGGACAGCAATCCGAACGACGGCTGGTATCTGGCTTCGATCGACACGTCCAACGGCAACACGACCCAAGCGGACATGCCCTATCTGTCGGTCAGCAACGGCAAGATCTACATCTCCACGCCCGAATATCTCGACGCGGGAGGCGGCTACAACAACGGCGAATTCGTCATCAACGAAAGCAGCGTCATAGCCGCCGGAAACGCCGCGATCGCACCCGACGCCAGCCAAAGCGTGTCACCGACCGGCGGCATCGTGCGCAATATCGCCGGCGATAACGGGGAAACCTACTATTTGAGCACCTATTCGACCGGCAGGGAGACAGGGCTCACATATCAAACCTACGATCCGACGCACGGCTTCAGCGGGACCCAAACGCTCTTCCTCGGCGACGCCGATGTGGGAGGGGGCGGAAACAACTTCACCGCCGCGCAGCTAGGCACGGCCAAGACGCTCGACATTAACGACGGGCGCCTCCAAAGCCTTGCCTATACCTCCTCCGGAGGACACAACTACGTCTTTGGCGTGAGCGAAGTCATGCCGAGCGCGGGGGCGCCCGCGGAAATCGAGTGGTTCAAGCTCGATGTCACCGATCCCACGAATCCGCAATTTGTCATCGGGAACGTGATTTCCGGCGCCTCCATCGGCACGGGTGTCGCTGTGTTCAATCCTTCGATTGCGGTCGACCACAACGGCGACGTGCTCATCAATTTTTCGGCCTCCGGGTCGAATATGTATCCCGCCGACTATTATACGGTGCTCGGCGCCGGCGCTTCCGCCTTCACCGCGCCGACGCTTTACCAGGCGAGCACTACGTTTTTCGATTCCGGTGCTCTGAACGACCAGCGCTGGGGCACCTATTCGACCGCAATCGCCGATCCGAACAACCCGGGCGGATTCTGGATATCGAATGAATATATTGCCAACGGATGGTGGCAAACGGCGGTAGCTCAGGTCAGTGTCCATCCGGATACGACGCCGCCGGTCGCGCCGACCGGCCTGTCTCTCGACGCGACGACGGACAGCGCTACGATCGGCGATCGCATTACCAACTTTTCGCACGTCAAGATCGACGGCACGGCCGAGCTCGGCAGCACGGTGACACTGTATGACAGCAACGGCACTACAGTGCTTGGCACGGGCACCGCGAGCCTGACGACTGGTGCGTTCAGTATCACGACATCGGCGCTGGCTGATGGGACGCATAATATCACCGCGAAGGCGACCGATGCGTGGGGGAATGCGAGCACCGCGTCCGCCGTCCTTGCCGTGACGGAGGACAGCACGGCGCCCGTCGCGCCGACGGGCCTGTCCCTCGACGCGACGACGGACAGCGGTACGATCGGCGATGGCATCACCAGCTTTGGGCACGTCAAGATCGACGGCACGGCCGAGCACGGCAGCACGGTGACGCTGTATGACACCAACGGCACGACCGTGCTTGGTACGGGCACTGCGGACCTGACGACTGGTGCGTTCAGCATTACGACTACGGCGCTAGCCGACGGGACGCACAATATCACCGCGAAAGCGACCGATGCGGCGGGCAACACCGGTGCGGCATCTGCCGTCCTTGCCGTGACGGAGGACAGCGCGGCGCCGGTCGCGCCGACCGGCTTGTCCCTCGACGCGACGACGGACAGCGGCATCAAAGGCGACGGTATCACCAGCTTCACTCATGTGTTGATCGACGGCACGGCCGAGCACGGCAGTACGGTGACGCTGTATGATAGCAACGGCACGACGGTGCTTGGCACAGGCACCGCGGACCCGACGACTGGCGCGTTCAGCATTGCGACATCGACGTTGGCGGAGGGAACTCATAGCATCACAGCGAAGGCAACTGACGCAGCCGGGAACACCAGCATCGCGTCGAACGCACTTGCAGTGACCACCTTCGGCCTGACCGCCAATTTCGATTTCAGCGGCGATGGCCATAGCGATATCCTCTGGCGCGACGACAATGGCGCAGTGTCGATATGGAGCAATGGCGATATCAACCAGGCTCATATCGTTGCCCAAGCGGGCGTCGTTCCCAATAGCTGGCATATCGCCGGCACGGGCGACTTCGACGGTAACGGCGAGAGCGACATCCTCTGGCGCAACGACACTGGCGCAGTGTCGATCTGGGACAACGGCGACATCAGCAAGGCCCATATCGTGGCCGCAGCAGGCGTCGTCCCTAATAGCTGGCATATCGCCGGCACGGGCGACTTCGACGGCAATGGAAAGAGCGACATCCTCTGGCGCAACGACAATGGCGCAGTGTCGATCTGGGACAACGGCGACATCAGCAAGGCCCACATCGTGGCCGCAGCAGGCGTCGTCCCCAATAACTGGCAATTCGCCGGCACGGGCGACTTCGACGGTAATGGAAAGACCGACATCCTCTGGCGCAACGACAATGGCGCAGTGTCGATTTGGGATAACGGCGACATCAGCAAGGCCCATATCGTGGCCGCAGCGGGCGTCGTCCCCAATAGCTGGCATTTCGCCGGCACCGGCGACTTTGACGGCAATGGCCAGAGCGACATCCTCTGGCGCAACGACAATGGCGCAGTGTCGATTTGGGATAACGGCGACATCAGCAAGGCCCATATCGTGGCCGCGGCGGGCGTCGTTCCCAATAGCTGGCATATCGCCGGCACAGGCGACTACGACGGTAATGGCCACAGTGACATCCTCTGGCGTAACGACAATGGGGCGGTGTCGATCTGGGATAATGGGCAGCTTGGCGCCGCGCATATCGTCGCCAATGGGACCTTGGTCCCTAACGATTGGCACATTGCATAAGCAAAGCTTGGGACGATTTGCAGAAGGTTCGCGTTGCTCCACTAGGATGGGGACTGCAGCAGCGACAGAGTTTCTGATGGCGGTCTAGCAACTTGCGCCCTGATATCGAGCGATGACGGGCTCGGCGGACTGAAGTCGCTGCGGCGGGAGGCGGTGAGCTGGCTCCAAGAGCCCCGATCGTGCTGACCTGATCGGAAGGCCGTCGGGCGCGACGCCTATCGCAACGTCGCCGCCCTCAGGGCTGACATCACCTCGTCCATCGACCGACACAACGCCGATCCCAAGTCGTTCCCGCGGGAGACTGGTCCACTGACGACATCCTTGCCTCATCGAGCGCTTCTGCCGATACAATGCCCCAGCAGAGCGCGACGCGATTCCGCAACATCCGGTTCAGGACACCAGGTGCGCTCACTCCATAACCGGGCTAGCATCGCATCTATCGGGTCCGTTGCCCGATCGGATGATTGTGATCATGTCGACTTATCGCCTGAAAAACCTGTTGTCGCCACGGTCGGTTGCGCTGGTCGGCGCAAGTTCCCGCCCGGTCTCCGTTGGACGCGCTGTCCTGGAGAACATTCGCAAGGCGGAATTCAAGGGGCAGTTTGGCCTGGTGAACCCACGCCATGCCGAGATCGGCGGCGTCGCGACGGTGAGCCGCCTGGACCGGCTGCCCTTCGTACCTGAGCTCGTCGTCATCACCGCGCCGGCGCGAGAGATCCCTGACATCATCGACCAGGCCGGTCGGCGCGGTTCGGCCGGCGCCCTGATCGTCTCGGCGGGACTCGGTCATGGACCGGGATCGCTTCAGGAGGCCGCCATCGCGGCTGCCCGCAAATACGGCATGCGGCTGATCGGCCCCAACTGCCTCGGCATCATGATGCCTGGCGCAAATCTGAATGCGAGTTTCGCCGCGCACATGCCGCGGGCTGGAAATCTCGCGCTGATCTCGCAATCGGGGGCGATTGCGGCCGGCATGGTGGATTGGGCTGCGCAGCGCGGCGTCGGCTTCTCCGGCATCGTTACGATCGGCGATCAGATCGACGTCGACATCGCTGATTTGCTCGACCATTTCGCGATGGACCACAAGACCCGTGCCATTCTGCTCTACATCGAGGCCATCAAGGACGCGCGAAAATTCATGTCGGCGGCGCGCGCTGCGGCGCGCGTGAAGCCGGTCGTCGTGGTGAAATCCGGGCGCATGGCGCATGGCGCGAAGGCTGCGGCCACGCATACGGGCGCGCTCGCAGGTGCCGACGCCGTCTACGATGCGGCCTTCCGGCGCGCCGGCGTCCTCCGGGTATCCGATCTGCGCGAACTGTTCGATTGTGCCGAGACGCTCGGCCGGATCGGATCGCCGGCGGGAAAGCGCCTCGCTATCCTGACCAATGGTGGCGGCATTGGTGTCCTGGCGGTCGACCGGCTCGCGGATCTCGGCGGAATTCCCGCGCCCATGACACCCGATACGCGCGGGAAGCTCGACGCGGTGCTGCCGTCGACCTGGTCCGGCGCCAATCCCGTCGATATCGTCGGCGACGCCGATGCGGCGCGCTATGCCGCTGCGCTGGAGGTGCTGGTCGACGATCCCGGCAATGACGCAATTCTCGTGCTCAACGTGCAGACCGCGATCGCATCGGCCGCCGAGATCGCGACGACCGTGACTGAACTCGTCCTCAAGTATCGCGCGAAGCATCGTAGTTGGGCCAAGCCCGTGCTCGCCGCCTGGGTCGGTGCCGATCAGGACATCATTGCAAAGCTGTCCGCCGCTGGCATTCCGAACTATCCGACCGAAGACGACGCGGTGCGTGGCTTCATGCATATGGTCCGGCATCGCGAGGTCGTGGACGAGCTAAGCCAGGTTCCGCCGGCGATGCCGGACACCTTCGTGCCGGATGTCGCGGCTGCCAAGCAGATCGTCACGACGGCCATCGCTGACGGGCGCAAATGGCTCGATCCCGTCGAGATCAAGCATCTGCTTGGCTGCTATGACGTCGCAATGGTGCCGACCTATGCGGCTGCAGATGTCGAGCAGGCGGTCGCCTGTGCGGATCAGATATTCGCCCAAGGCGCCACCGTCGTGCTCAAGATCATGTCGCGCGACATTGTGCACAAGTCCGACGTCGGCGGTGTCGTGCTCAATCTGACCAATCCGGGTGTGGTACGCGCGGCCGCCGCCGGCATTCTCGCGCGGGCGAGGAAGCTGCGTCCTGAAGCCCGTATTGATGGCCTCATCGTCCAGGCAATGGTCGTCAAGGCGAAGGCGCGTGAGTTGATTCTTGGCCTCGCTGACGATCCAACGTTCGGCACCGTCGTCGTGTTCGGCCGGGGCGGCACCGCGGTGGAGATCATCAACGACAAGGCCCTGGCGCTGCCGCCGCTCGACCTCCAGCTCGCCCGCGACCTGATCGAGCGCACGCGCGTGTCGCGATTGTTGCCCGCCTACCGGGACGTGCCGGCGGTCAAGCAGGACGCCGTCGCGCTGGTACTGGTCAAGCTGGCGCAGATGGCGACCGACATCCCCGAAATCCGCGAGCTCGATATCAATCCGTTGCTCGCGGATGAGACCGGTGCGACGGCGGTCGACGCCCGCGTCGCGGTGGGGCCGCCACAGCGGAAGTTTGCGGGCTCCGGCCCCGCCAACTTCGCCGTCCGCGCCTATCCTTCGCAATGGGAGCGCCGGCTCGCGCTCAAGGACGGCTGGCGTATCTTCGTGCGGCCCCTGCGGCCCGAAGACGAGCCGACCATCCACGAATTCCTGCGTCACGTCACGCCTGAGGATCTCCGCTTGCGCTTCTTCGCGCCGATGAAGGAGTTCACCCATGAATTCATCGCGCGCCTGACCCAGCTCGACTATGCCCGTGCCATGGCCTTCATCGCGTTTGACGAGAACAGCGAGATGGTCGGCGTGGTGCGGCTTCACTCGGATTCGATCTACGAGAGCGGCGAATATGCGATCCTGCTGCGCTCCGACCTCAAGGGCAGAGGGCTCGGCTGGGCCCTGATGCAGCTGATCATCGACTACGCCAGGTCGGAAGGGCTCAAGACCATCTCTGGCGACGTGCTCAAGGAGAACGTCGTGATGCTGGAGATGTGCCGGCAGCTCGGTTTTGAGATCAAGCCCGATCCGACGGAACCTGATATCTGCGACGTCCGCCTGAAACTCTGACGTGCGGCCAGCTAAGAGCGTGCTTCGGGCGCTGCATCTGCGGCGGGTTCTCTGGCCGTCTTTCGCATGTTCTTGACGATGATTGCGATCAGCGGCACCAATACCGGTACGATCGTGCTAAGCGGATGATGGACCGCGCCCGATAATTGAGCCTGAAGCGCCCGGGCTTCGACCTGGAGAGCCTCGATCGACGTGCCGTGGATTTCATTGGCAAGCTCGATGTCGCGGCCCGAGGGCGGGCGTCCGGCGATGATGAACAGAACCGCCGCGATGGCGAAATTGATCGCTCCGAGCACCGCCGCCGCGGCGATTGCGCTCCAGATCTGGACGAGGGCGAAATAGGCGGACAACTCCAGCATCAGCAGTCCGAATGCGGCGATCAGCGCCGCGAAGGCGCGCAGACCAAGCCCGGTCAGCAGATGGTGGAGCCTGATATCCGCGATGATCCTGTCCGTGCGCCACAAGGCGCGCAGATGCTTGACCACATTCTCCGTATTCACCTAGTGCCTCCTCAGCATGAAGCCGACGACCACGCCGAGCGCAAAGGCGGACGCGAGCGAAGCCACTGGACGCTCGGCGACGAGATCATGCAGCTGCTCCTGCTCGTCGCCGACGGTTTCGCCGAGTTCGGCCAGCGCGGCCTTGATCTGAGCGGCGAGGGCCTCGGTACGATCCTTCGATGTCTCGAACATCCCCTCGCCAGCGGTGTTCAGCAGATTTGTGACGTCGATCTTCAGCGCTTTCAGCTCGTCGCTCATTCTGCCGGTGTCGAACATTGGCGGTCTCCATTCAATGGCGCGAGCCTATGCGGACAAGCCTGACGGCCTTTGATTTGGGTCAAGGGGGCGAGAGTGCGCCTGTGTTTGAGGCAGATCTGTTTGAGACAGGTCTGTTCGAGGCAAGTCTGTTTGAGGCAAGTCAATCGACCCGCTCGTTGCCGGCCTAGAACAGAACCATTGGGGCCGGTCGTCCCATGAGGATATGCGCGTGAATTCGGAACCTCTGCTGCTGGCAACCCCGTCGGGTGATGCGCTCGAATTGCGGCCCGAGGGGCCATGGATTGCGGCCAACGTCGCAAAGCTTGAAACCCTGTCCCGATCTGTCGGAACGGATGTCGATCGGTCGAGGACCGTGACGCTGGACATGTCCGGCATCAGCGCGCTCGATACGCTCGGTGCTTGGATCCTGGAGAAATTGTCGCGCAAGGCTGCATCATCCGGCAGGCCAGCCGAGATCGTCGGTGTGGCCGATCGTTTCAGCGGCCTGCTGGAGGAAGTGCGCCAGGTCAACCGGCACACGCCGCCGCCAGCGGCCCCGACCAATCCGGTGCTGCTCAGGTTGAACGATCTCGGCAAGGCCACGATCGATGCCCGCGAAGACGTCACGATTTTTCTGCAAATGCTGGGCGCCTTGTTCATGGCGCTCATCGGCGTCTTGCGCCGGCCGCGCTCGCTACGGCTGACGTCGCTGGTCTATCAGCTCAACCGGATCGGGTTTCAGGCGATTCCCATCGTCGTGCTGATCACGTTCCTGATCGGCGCCATCATCGCCCAGCAGGGATTCTTTCATTTCCGCCGGTTCGGCGCGGAATCCTACACTGTTGACATGGTCGGCATCCTCATCTTGCGCGAGCTCGGCGTGCTGATCGTTGCCATCATGGTCGCGGGGCGTTCAGGGAGCGCCTATACGGCCGAGCTCGGCTCGATGAAGATGCGCGAGGAGATCGATGCGCTCTCGACCATGGGGCTTGATCCCGTCGAAGTTCTGATCCTGCCGCGCGTGGCCGCGCTTGTTATCGCGTTGCCAATTCTCGCCTTCATCGGATCGATTGCCGCGCTCTATGGCGGCGGCCTGGTCGCGCAGTTCTACGGCGATATGGGGCCGGCGATCTACGTCGCGCGGCTGCACGAGGCCATTTCCGTCACCCATTTCGAGGTCGGCATCCTGAAGGCGCCGTTCATGGCGCTGGTGATCGGTATCGTCGCCTGCAGCGAGGGATTGCGCGTGAAGGGCAGCGCAGAGTCGCTCGGTCGGCAGACGACGACGTCGGTGGTCAAGTCGATCTTCCTGGTGATCGTGCTGGACGGCTTGTTCGCGATCTTCTTTGCTTCGATCGGGATGTGACGATGCCCGAGCCTCAGGATGAGTTCGCGATCCGCGTCCATGACCTCGTGGTCGGCTTCGGTCGCCAGACCGTGCTCGATCATTTGTCTCTCGACGTCCGCCGTGGCGAGATCCTCGGGCTGGTGGGGGCGTCCGGAGGCGGCAAGTCGGTGCTGATGCGCACTGTCATCGGCCTCATCTCGCGTCGCAGCGGGACTATCGAAGTTATGGGACGGCCGATTGATGGCGCGCAGGACCGCAGCCGGGCAGCGACCTGGGGCATCCTGTTCCAGCAGGGCGCGCTGTTCTCCTCGCTGACGGTCCGGCAGAATGTGCAATTTCCGCTCCGCGAAAATCTCGCGCTGTCACAGGAACTGATGGACGAGATCGCGACGGCCAAGCTCGAGATGGTTGGGCTGCGGGCGCAGGACGGCGACAAATATCCGTCAGAACTGTCCGGCGGCATGACCAAGCGCGTGGCGCTGGCACGCGCGCTCGCGCTCGATCCGCCGATCCTCTTCCTCGACGAGCCGACATCGGGTCTCGATCCGATCGCAGCTGGCGATTTCGATGCGCTGATCCGGACCCTGCAAAAGACCCTGGGGCTCACCGTCTTCATGGTGACCCATGATCTCGCGAGCCTCACGACGGTCTGCGACCGCGTCGCCGCACTTGCCGACGGCAAGATCGTGGCGATCGGCCCGATGCGCGAATTGCTGCAATCCGAGCATCCTTGGGTGCGGGCCTATTTCCACGGCAAACGCTCGCAGATGCTTC
Encoded proteins:
- a CDS encoding universal stress protein; the encoded protein is MPIKDVFLPLIGQPRSSTLATIEKCVAVAADLGARITGLALEDDAFARPKVVFPDDPEAAEFSAAREADDMQQLLDTFSTATSRAGIRAQSRSGRVPADQIASTLAEHARFSDLTMVPVKPHDSRTENIVDTLLFESGRPLLLCPEQHVEALRPEFENVVIAWDHSARAARAVGDALPILQAAAVVRVITVADDKDEAVTQSGTSLVHHLREHGVYASFETVKGGGSSIGKVLGSFAQSHAVDAIVMGAYHHSRLNEIVWGGVTKTIIGQPPCWVMMSH
- a CDS encoding Ig-like domain-containing protein, yielding MTTTPSHIVVLSLENENYSDIVGSAQAPYLNSLISQGMLLTNFYGVTHPSQPNYIALFSGSTQGVTTNGPVTQLPASVPTLASTLAAHGYTFGGYAETTADPERQPWMDFANSANDGHDFSTFPQTAAGFANLPTVSFVSPNDAHNMTPTSDNGGGIPAGDAWVQANLSSYVAWAQANNSLLIVTFDENNTNPAVTYPDHIAGIVVGAGVPAGVVNDSPADQYSLLATIESLYGATAIGASAGVPALNFYSATPPTSSTSVDLSFSGLSDLTNTPPQNALAVGSNYILTAETTHYEITDLSGHPIVSNGSLSTLFSPLGATLDNRLLDARAAYDSSTGHYVIIAENFQPGTGNFATNIDIAVSVDSNPNDGWYLASIDTSNGNTTQADMPYLSVSNGKIYISTPEYLDAGGGYNNGEFVINESSVIAAGNAAIAPDASQSVSPTGGIVRNIAGDNGETYYLSTYSTGRETGLTYQTYDPTHGFSGTQTLFLGDADVGGGGNNFTAAQLGTAKTLDINDGRLQSLAYTSSGGHNYVFGVSEVMPSAGAPAEIEWFKLDVTDPTNPQFVIGNVISGASIGTGVAVFNPSIAVDHNGDVLINFSASGSNMYPADYYTVLGAGASAFTAPTLYQASTTFFDSGALNDQRWGTYSTAIADPNNPGGFWISNEYIANGWWQTAVAQVSVHPDTTPPVAPTGLSLDATTDSATIGDRITNFSHVKIDGTAELGSTVTLYDSNGTTVLGTGTASLTTGAFSITTSALADGTHNITAKATDAWGNASTASAVLAVTEDSTAPVAPTGLSLDATTDSGTIGDGITSFGHVKIDGTAEHGSTVTLYDTNGTTVLGTGTADLTTGAFSITTTALADGTHNITAKATDAAGNTGAASAVLAVTEDSAAPVAPTGLSLDATTDSGIKGDGITSFTHVLIDGTAEHGSTVTLYDSNGTTVLGTGTADPTTGAFSIATSTLAEGTHSITAKATDAAGNTSIASNALAVTTFGLTANFDFSGDGHSDILWRDDNGAVSIWSNGDINQAHIVAQAGVVPNSWHIAGTGDFDGNGESDILWRNDTGAVSIWDNGDISKAHIVAAAGVVPNSWHIAGTGDFDGNGKSDILWRNDNGAVSIWDNGDISKAHIVAAAGVVPNNWQFAGTGDFDGNGKTDILWRNDNGAVSIWDNGDISKAHIVAAAGVVPNSWHFAGTGDFDGNGQSDILWRNDNGAVSIWDNGDISKAHIVAAAGVVPNSWHIAGTGDYDGNGHSDILWRNDNGAVSIWDNGQLGAAHIVANGTLVPNDWHIA
- a CDS encoding bifunctional acetate--CoA ligase family protein/GNAT family N-acetyltransferase, whose protein sequence is MSTYRLKNLLSPRSVALVGASSRPVSVGRAVLENIRKAEFKGQFGLVNPRHAEIGGVATVSRLDRLPFVPELVVITAPAREIPDIIDQAGRRGSAGALIVSAGLGHGPGSLQEAAIAAARKYGMRLIGPNCLGIMMPGANLNASFAAHMPRAGNLALISQSGAIAAGMVDWAAQRGVGFSGIVTIGDQIDVDIADLLDHFAMDHKTRAILLYIEAIKDARKFMSAARAAARVKPVVVVKSGRMAHGAKAAATHTGALAGADAVYDAAFRRAGVLRVSDLRELFDCAETLGRIGSPAGKRLAILTNGGGIGVLAVDRLADLGGIPAPMTPDTRGKLDAVLPSTWSGANPVDIVGDADAARYAAALEVLVDDPGNDAILVLNVQTAIASAAEIATTVTELVLKYRAKHRSWAKPVLAAWVGADQDIIAKLSAAGIPNYPTEDDAVRGFMHMVRHREVVDELSQVPPAMPDTFVPDVAAAKQIVTTAIADGRKWLDPVEIKHLLGCYDVAMVPTYAAADVEQAVACADQIFAQGATVVLKIMSRDIVHKSDVGGVVLNLTNPGVVRAAAAGILARARKLRPEARIDGLIVQAMVVKAKARELILGLADDPTFGTVVVFGRGGTAVEIINDKALALPPLDLQLARDLIERTRVSRLLPAYRDVPAVKQDAVALVLVKLAQMATDIPEIRELDINPLLADETGATAVDARVAVGPPQRKFAGSGPANFAVRAYPSQWERRLALKDGWRIFVRPLRPEDEPTIHEFLRHVTPEDLRLRFFAPMKEFTHEFIARLTQLDYARAMAFIAFDENSEMVGVVRLHSDSIYESGEYAILLRSDLKGRGLGWALMQLIIDYARSEGLKTISGDVLKENVVMLEMCRQLGFEIKPDPTEPDICDVRLKL
- a CDS encoding phage holin family protein — protein: MNTENVVKHLRALWRTDRIIADIRLHHLLTGLGLRAFAALIAAFGLLMLELSAYFALVQIWSAIAAAAVLGAINFAIAAVLFIIAGRPPSGRDIELANEIHGTSIEALQVEARALQAQLSGAVHHPLSTIVPVLVPLIAIIVKNMRKTAREPAADAAPEARS
- a CDS encoding ABC transporter permease, which produces MNSEPLLLATPSGDALELRPEGPWIAANVAKLETLSRSVGTDVDRSRTVTLDMSGISALDTLGAWILEKLSRKAASSGRPAEIVGVADRFSGLLEEVRQVNRHTPPPAAPTNPVLLRLNDLGKATIDAREDVTIFLQMLGALFMALIGVLRRPRSLRLTSLVYQLNRIGFQAIPIVVLITFLIGAIIAQQGFFHFRRFGAESYTVDMVGILILRELGVLIVAIMVAGRSGSAYTAELGSMKMREEIDALSTMGLDPVEVLILPRVAALVIALPILAFIGSIAALYGGGLVAQFYGDMGPAIYVARLHEAISVTHFEVGILKAPFMALVIGIVACSEGLRVKGSAESLGRQTTTSVVKSIFLVIVLDGLFAIFFASIGM
- a CDS encoding ABC transporter ATP-binding protein, whose product is MPEPQDEFAIRVHDLVVGFGRQTVLDHLSLDVRRGEILGLVGASGGGKSVLMRTVIGLISRRSGTIEVMGRPIDGAQDRSRAATWGILFQQGALFSSLTVRQNVQFPLRENLALSQELMDEIATAKLEMVGLRAQDGDKYPSELSGGMTKRVALARALALDPPILFLDEPTSGLDPIAAGDFDALIRTLQKTLGLTVFMVTHDLASLTTVCDRVAALADGKIVAIGPMRELLQSEHPWVRAYFHGKRSQMLHHEMR